Sequence from the Miscanthus floridulus cultivar M001 chromosome 16, ASM1932011v1, whole genome shotgun sequence genome:
CGCGCCAGAAATTTAAGGCTTTGCGCTTCTTCCTCATTTTCCAACCTATCGAGTTTTAGTTTAATTGGATTGGAAGTTGAGTTATAAATTATGGTTAAATGATTGCTTAATTTTGTGCTCAATTTTGTACTAAAAGTTCATACTTTTTCGGTTGTTTTACAAAATTAAGACCCGTTTGAAGAAATCATCTAAACTATTAGTAGTACTATAGCAGTATACCTGGGTACGCTCTCATTCAAGATGTACCATGCCTAATTTTGGCCttttgactaggtttgtataaaatattagtaacatttatatctccaaataaatttattattaaaaaatatttaacgatttatctaatgatattaattatacaCCATAATTTTTAatagtttattttatatatttggtcaaggTTAAAAGTGTTTGATTTCCTAGAGATGTAAAGAGTATATGCACATATCcatcactaccggaaacgtcaaatttgccgagtgtttttatgtttaccgagtgtcttcCCTCGGGCACTTggcgaacaagttctttgccgagtgctgcgctaaaaaccctcggcaaaaaaaaaaacagtcggcaaagagaaggtttgctgagtgtaaaaaaaaacagtcggcaaagagggggtttgccgagtgttttcttttttgcactcggtaaataaataaaatctttttctgggaaagaaggagaaaaaaaataaaaaaaaactttgccgagtgcccagatctaggacactcggtaaaggacAAAATCCTACTTAATTCCCCgtgggtgcccctcccctcccccttcttcttcccgcgggcgcccctcccctcccccttcttcttcccccgcagccgccccctccctccctcccctcctccattttCGGCGCCgacgcgcccctcccctccctccccttctccctctcttgcTCTTCCTCAGAtccgcccgcccgcgccctctCTTCCGGTGCCGCCGCGCTGCTCCCCTCCCTTCGGGGGGCCCTTCACGGCTGCGCGCAAGGCAGCCCAGCCCCTCCCGTCTATGGCGCAGGGTGGCTTGGCCCCTCCCGGCGATGCGGAGCAGCAACAGCAGCGGGTGGCGGTGCATATCCGCCCTCCTTCCCTCCCTCCATGGCTCCACCGGCGGGTGGCATCGCGGATCCGGTGGGATGGAGCCACCACGGTGTGGATCCGATGGCGGATCTGGTGGGTTGGATCCCGGTGGCGGTGGATTTGTGGATCTGACGGTTAGGAGCCCTCCGGCTGCAGGCTTCACGGCAAGCAACGCGGTGGCGGCGGGCTCCATGGCAGcgacccctcccctccccttcttcttctcccggtCGGAttcggccctccctctcccgaatCCAGCCAGTGGCGGCGGGcagtgtggtgtggtggtggcggcgccggctttggtggtggtggtggtggtggccggcgtcggggcgtggtggtggcggcggcggcggctttggtggtggtggtggtggccggcggctgtggtggtggtgccgccggcgacttgtttttttttattttttcccgaaaaatgtttgccgagtgtttttttggactcggcatagtctttgccgagtgcctgacgattgacactcggcaaacagctctTTACCGTTAAAACCTACGCCGAGTgtcgtttaccgagtgtaacactcggcaaacgctttgccgagtgttttttggggtttgctggcactcggcaaagctcctgtatccggtagtgtatgcgtattttatatttatatctatagTCTAGATTCTATACTAATAACTCTAACTAATATTAAAACATACCCGAAGCCGTGCTTAGCATAGTAGGGGAGGTTGGAGATCGTTGTCTCATCGACGTCGAACACCCAGACCTCCTTGCCTTCGCCGGAGACCTTCAGGCCCTCGGCGTAGGCGATGGCCTCGTTGACGACGGCTCGGGAGTCGCTGCGATAGTGCCCGCCGAGCATGTAGTTGCCGACGTATTTCTCACAGCGGGCTGGGACCGTTTTCCAACCGCGCAGGGTGTTCGTCTCCACAGCGAACCGCCAGCTGTCGCATGGCACACCGCCGCGCCGGCCCAGGTGGCGCAGCATGTGGATCAGCGGCATGCCGTCGTCGATCTCGGATGGCATGCCGGTGGTGCCGGCCGCGAGAACCGCCAGGACGACGGCGAGGACAGCGGCAAGCAGCTTTGCCATCGCCGAACGTACTGCGCGTGTGTGGACGTGTAAAGTGTTCGGTGTCTCTGTGCCTCTTGCGTCTTGTGTGCGCGGTGCGTTAAATAGTGTGCATCACCTGATAGATTTGTATAGATGTGACCGAGACTCAAACGTGCCAGTTGACGTGGTGTGCCCACACAAGGACGTGGACTCGTGGAGGCTCAACTTCCACTCCTTTTAGGCCGATGCAAAACGTTTTCAGAGAACTGGACAAATACTAGAGTTTTGGAAATTTGCATTGCTATGCATCATTTGGATGCAACAAAACCTGCTTATATACTTTTTAAAAGGCATGGTATTGTCAAAACCTTGGCCTTTCTGGTGCTCTAGAAACTCATAACCGCTTTTTCTCTAAACCATGGTTTTCTGTAGCGTATAGTTTTTTTAAACTACAACATATATGCACATGGTTAACTGATGATTTTAATTGCTGCCACCACCCCTTCTATACCTCTTTTTCGGGCCCATTGCTTTGTGAACCGTCACCTTTCTCTATACTATTAGCAACAAaaaaaaagtttcattgaggaataTATGCAAGGGGTCATGCATGAATCATTGCAACTAAATGCACAGTGCAATAGAAGAAGAGTTGAAGAGATATGGTCAAATAATACCATATGTCTCGACCTAGAACAAGTAGTCGGTCATCCATAAACCAAACCTCTTCTCTACGTTCCATTGCAAATCAGCACCACAGCAACATCAACAACACATCCAGGGTATACATTTTGTATGCCCAATGGTACAACGCCATTTTGCTGGTAAGCTAGCACCACACGTGTCCTAGTTTCTTTGGCGGCCAGCCTTCAAAGAAATCATTCTTAGTGCCACAACTGCCAAGAAAATCAATTTCCCTTATCTTCTATCCTTGACGGACATTGCTTGACGGTTTGTGACCAAGGATCATTTTCTTGGCGGTTTAGGCATTTTCTTTGATGGTTTTGGGCACTCAAGGTAATTCAGGATTACGGTAGTGTTCAGAGCAAGCTCGAGTAGAGATTGCTGCTAGTGTTCGGCATGATGGAATTAATTTGTCCTTCACTACTCCAAAAATACTCGTGCTAGTTGATTTATCAACGTTGACCCAACGGACACCAATGCAAACGGCTCAACCATCACTACCCCAGATCATGATATCACTTGTCAGTTTAAAAACCCCTTCACTACCGGATTTTAAACCGACAGTggtataccggcagtgatggggggttggcATCACTGTCAGTTCCTAAGAactgacactgatctacaggcaacAGTGTCGATTCTTGGCTCCaccggcagtgtccagttgaacaacagtGCCGGTTTGTAGACCCAACCGATAGTGatagttgcttcaagagtgtcggttcttagcTCTAACCGACAGTGTTGAGCAATCCTACACTGTCGGCTTGTGtctcaagccgacagtgttgagtaagccatcactatcggttcatggctcaagccggctgtGTTGGTCGAGCCAGCACTGCCGGCTGGTGGCTCAAACCGAGAGTGTTGTCTTCAGCAACACTGTCAGTTTGAATTTCAAGCCGACAGTGATGGCACAACCAACACTGGCGGCTCGTGCCATGAACCGGCAGTGCCCTCTTTACCATCATTGTTGGTTTtgtgctaaccgacagtgatctCTTTTTCGCATTTTACtgttttatattttattttattttattttattggtggaatcgggtttcgctttatattcgctatgtagacgataggtccatcaacaTTAAACATTATAAATGTTATGGTTATGGTTCAAATGTACTTATGGAGCTCTCAACcccttaaaagaaaaaaaattacaatAGTCTAGCAAGCCGCTATGGCTCATACTACGTCTTGTACTTCACGGACTGTGCAATGGAGAATGTTCCTTTTTTTCAAGCACTCCGATACGATGAAGGCTGCTAGCTCTGATGACAGTACTATGACCTCCATTTCTAACAGCCTATTGtgtttaaatttcttgcgctgtcattcaaaaaaaTCGGTTTTGAAAGGCAGAAATGTTAGAGAAATAAGTAGATCGTTTTGTTGAATTAACAGATATAACTGAAATGGGGATTATTCACACCAAAGCATCTGCCACCTCCGATTTTACACTGAAGTAgagaagcattgcccacattacgtagaacccgcattcattgttttccgccgGCTGGTCTAGTGTCTCCAATTGCATTGGTGCAACCTAGAATGGGACCTTCGTCCCACCAACCATTCTTGCCTGGACATTGTGCCACATTATAAAGTGTGAAAAAGGGGCAACATTAGAATATGCTACGtgcgattagaaaataatatgttattaggttcgCTTATGTATTAAGCACTTCGACTAGGGGATCAAGTAAAGAAAGTggctttttcttcgagtcccacaccttgatacgatttcttttaatatcgacaacaatgaagatgaaatggttgctgcaatcacaaaacCCTAGTTAACGAATAATCGTAACTACAAAAAACAAGCATAAAAATTAGAGCAAAGAACACATACTCACAGTTATAGGCTAGAAGTATTTTGGTTTTATTACTCATCTTGAAATTTTTGAAAATGGCAGTCAGTGTCTCTGTCAGATCTTCCACTTTATTTCCATGCATGCCTCCACATGTTCTCTCGTTGACTCGCTCAGGGTCCAGAAAAGACATATGAGCGTACTTTGTTTTGAAGCAATGTTTTGCTACACACCTACATAATTCATGGGAAATGTGCAGTTGTTAACTATTTAtgtatcgagagagtagttaattataatatcgtgcgagtagggtacttacatagtccatagcgttaacatttgtgtatcgagatcgCGTCTCTAGAATAGCTGAAATAAGTGATCCCAACTGACAAAGTGCTTCTCTtcattaggataatggaaaacatacGGTGGACAGATAATATATTCGAAACCAACCTACCCCGTCTCAAGTGCTTGGGTCATGTAATAATCATGCAAGTtgcacatatatgttgtcaaatttttatactcctccTTGCCCACCAAGAAATTGCCTCTTTGAAACTGCATTACCGGTCTTGCCATCTCATATGCTAgtgaatcataatagatgtttgTGGCATCATCCTTGCTTAATCCGAGGTTGTCTTCGACAATCTTGTTTATCTTCCTTTGATCTTCATGGTATATTTCTTTGACTCTTAATTGATTGTGCTTACTCGCTGTTTGCctattgaattcggactgcacccTCCACTTAGGCAATGAGGCAAATAGATTCCAGAATGTAACTTTGTCTTTCTTGGAGGCTACTTCTGGCTTTTGttggttcatcaagtttgtaacacTACCACTCAtcgtccttttcttttttttggtccactttgggagcattagcaatCGAATtcgaggaccttttctgcgactgcgaggatgccttagatcttgttttgggctgttgTGGAGGAAAAGGAGGACGAGAATTATGTTTTCTCGGGGGTGATGAAGagggaggaggagtcttctcttttcttggggctgatgaagatggaggacgaggaggaagagaaggagacttCTGTCTTCTTGAGGGTGATGGCAAGGAACTAGGGAAGGTACTGTGATCTCCTCTATAGGAGATGGTAAGTGGTTATATCTGGGCGGTGAAGATTCgctgtcgtcctcatcatcatccgaaGACAACTGGTGATCAAGCATAATGAAGCGCTTGTGTCAGGCCACATGAGTGCCCTTGTTTTGAACAAGGCATTGCCTGTCTTCCAGTGCAGGGTAATCAATGTTCATCTTgatatacttcttatcaagtatagtATCAATGCTAATATGGGCATACCACGTTGAAATTGGGCAGCCATTAGTGGTCCCATCTCACGCAAGCTAGGCCTGGCCGACTGCCACCATGTCAGTTGTCTATTGCTGATGGATGTATagcctgacattgatgggttcagtgatgctgTCCACCAGATGAGGCGCATTCACCTCTTCATCGTCGAGTGGGATCGATCCATAGCTGTTGCGACCCCTGAACTATGGGCTAAAGCTAGTCAGAAGAGGTTCTTGTGGTACTACTCCTGATCCCATAAGTACATTGACTTTTTCTTGAACCCTCTCATCAATCTGTTTTTCGAATTTGTCTTTCATCTCTTTTAGAACCCTCATATACTCTGCCTCTTGTgctgctctacccctcgagcggctttgATAAGTGGAAGATTCTTCCTCTAATGCTATTTTTCAAGGAACAAGACCggctcctctagtgcgaccagggtacTCCTTGTttttgagtgcttgggtgagcacatcaCTCTTCCTATTAGCACTGTGGGTCCCTTTCCTCACCTCATCATTTACCTCAGAGATCCTCTAGACGAGGCAGCTCATGGCTAGATTTGTTGAGCTAAAGCTCCTGTCCAGGCCATGGTGTACCCTCCTCGCTATACAGAAATATATTGATCTAGGCTCCTAATTGGTAGTCTTGGGCTCAATGCCAAGGCGTTCCTCCACCTCCTCAAGTTTCCTTTAAAATGCATCCATCTTACTGGCATAGCCATGAGAGCCGGGtttatgaggattcatcgctttaagtgagttctccttattcttcctgctcagttccaaGTACTTCTCGAATTGCCTGTattgcttgaattcctaccaaaagtccttctgcttggtgtactctccaccatcccaatttggctctttatccttgaggataaatTTCTtctacaatgtccccttgaaagtcttgaagcatgtccccatgatttcttttgctcttTTCTTGACTTGCTCCTTGTCATAGTCCTGTGGGAAAGTGAAATGATGTGGGATCTATTTCTCCCATATGTCATCTTTCTCACTTTCAGGgaccctccacgggtcatcatctttcccaatccacttcctgtacttaatcgggatgtagTCCCTTACAAGTACCCCAATGACAGTCTTGTATTTGGCCGCAGCTTTTTAGGTGTGAGAGGCTCACTGACATGgtcaaactcagtaatgtgccagtgtgcattcctactacTAGGAAGCTGTGACATGCCTAGCTTGGTTCTAGCCTTCCTGCTACTCGAACCATCTGGCTACTCGATCGGCTGAACTCCtactggagacaccaagtaagctaatagactctcaattaattagcgtgtgtggctacctagtcacatgatacctaagTTACCTGGTCATCTTGGTCATCTCGATCTAGCTCGAGAAGTGTGGTAGGGGTCCATGGTAcctcgttctcaccgtcctgattgttaccgccaccgtttgtcggatcatgctgcTCTCCCGTCCTACCAATATCAGCCACTTCTTGTTGTCTATTGGTTCTTGGGCGATGGGTTAATGGGCAATGACGAGTCATGGTTATGACATGACTGTGGTCAGTTTTGGCTACGTACAACTACTAGTTGCATTTGTGCATATATGTATTACCCAACTAATAGAGGTTTAATGCAAAGCCTAATAATAAGTCCAAATACTATTTGCCTAGAACAAATTTATTATTTGATTGGCTGCATACAacaagtccacctactgttctacgaaagtAAGCCTACATtaactttcaaataagaaaagTAATGACCAttgccataaataaaagcatgacatctttacaagagcaaggagcaattctcctaatcttcatatctctggtgggtggcttctcttcaatctccagtgtcggctgatggccatggtttgcactcCTTGCACCATAGTAcgccctcaaagctttagcttaTGTGTTGTATTTTTATACAAATTCCCTGGgaagcgattgacttgagcataacaATCTTCCCAAGTAAGGTAGATCCCAGGCACCCGACCAACATGCACTATATACCAttccatggttgcctatacatttaaccaAATTAGTTTGATAGTGCTATGTCATTTAAACATGTTGTAgagtaagcaaagttgtagactatattcaaatattcaaactTCAATTTCCAACACAACTA
This genomic interval carries:
- the LOC136510592 gene encoding acid phosphatase 1-like, producing the protein MAKLLAAVLAVVLAVLAAGTTGMPSEIDDGMPLIHMLRHLGRRGGVPCDSWRFAVETNTLRGWKTVPARCEKYVGNYMLGGHYRSDSRAVVNEAIAYAEGLKVSGEGKEVWVFDVDETTISNLPYYAKHGFGVEPYNWSTFGAYVKEASAPALPETQRLYKRLQELGIEPVILTGRREDKREATATNLAAAGYTGYEKLLLKPQNVKVTSVEFKSGERKKLEDAGYVIVGNIGDQWTDLLGEPEGDRTFKLPDPMYNVV